DNA from Castor canadensis chromosome 3, mCasCan1.hap1v2, whole genome shotgun sequence:
TCCAGGGCTCTGGGGAAGATCCACTTCAGGTTGGGGTACTTTGGGTATTGGGGCCACAGGGGGACTGGGCAGGGACACAGGGCATGTTTCTGTGCCCAAGGCTTGGGCTGGGCTGTCACTGCCTAGAAGGAAGATGTAGAGTAGGTTGGCAGCCTCCACCCAGGCCTTTCTGCCCTTGGGTTCCCAAGGACCTTTACCTCTGTCTACTGTCAGGCCCTACCTCAGGCCATATTTCAAGTTAAGCCCTCTCCTCCCAGCCTTGCCCTTTGTAAGTCCCTCAAAGGTTTACTCCCCTTGATGCTGGAGCTGCACTTTGGTGACTAAGTGGAGCTGGAGTCCTTCTGAACCCTTCTGTTGCCTGGTCCTACATGTGCCACTCCATACAGCAGAATCAAAAAGCCCTCAGGGTTCTGCCCTTTACTGCCGAACAGTAGACATGCAGTCAGTGACCTCCTCTTGGTGCCATCAAGCACCTCTTCTGACTCCCTCCCCTGTGGGGAGTGTGCATAGAACACACTTGTACTGCCTGCCCTAGGCATCCTTACAGGGCTGAACTCACTGCTGTCTCCCCTTCTTACACCTGCTGGAGAACAGATCACTGCAACAAAGGGTCCCCATCCAGTTCTACATGGTGCTGCTAAGACTCACAAAGCCCTTCGTATCCTGAATTCTCTCCTCGTTAAAATGAGCAGAGCCCTCCAAGCACCCAACCTGCGCTGGTGCCTCGAGGGTCACTAGTACACACTCCCCTCAGGCCTTTTGTACTGCTTCCTTATCAAGTAGGCCTTTCTCGCCACCCTATTGTAAGTAGCTGCCATCCTTCCCATCTATAGCTCTCCCATTTCCTCCATCATCTAACTGAAgtttatttactaattttatgTCTGCCTCCCCTCTAGAAATGCAAGCTCCAAGAGAGTTGGAATTTGAGGTTTTGTCCATTCTGGTGAAATGCCCAGTACAAAGTAGGGGCTAAGTACACATATTTGATGAACAAATGACCAAAAAGAACCTCTCCCTTTCTCAGTGCTGAGTTGCCAGGGCCTCTTACATCACATTGTCTGATCGTCTTCCAGCCCCTATGGCGGCTCTCCTTTCATTCCCCAAGACTCTGTTTGTATGTCAGACCTTCTCTTTATGCTTCCCTCTCCTGAGCCCTAGCTCCAACCCCACTGTGTAAAAACCCAGCCACCTCCCAAACAGGCCCTCTCTAGGAGCCCTGCACTACCTGGCCTCTTCGACTTTCCCAGTCTTGACTACTAACTGTTTAAACAGCCTGAAGCCCTGCTAATTCCATCTCCTGAGGACCCCTGAAAACATTCTCCTCCTCTCCAGCCCTTTCAGCATAATTCCATGTGACCGCACAAGTCTCTGTCTTAAGTAGCACCAGACCTGAGCCTGTCACTTTTCCCCTGCATACCCTCCTGTTGCTTTTGAACTCATCGTCTTCTCACCCTGGTCCTGTGGCCCTGCTTGTTCTTCCTTTTCATGCTTGTCTGGTACTCCAGGCGCCAGCTCCTGAACCTCTATTTTCTCCACTTTCTTCCTCCTGGGAGCCTTCCAGATGCCCAGCTTTCCCCCACTGTCCCCACCCAGGACTGGGGGATCAGGGCTACTCCAAATGAGACTTCATTGCAGGGCACTACCATTCTGTCCTTCCGCGGTGGCATCTCGCAACAGGGCTGCCCACCGCTGAGCTTCCAGAGAGTTGAGGAAGTGCAGGCTGAGGGTTCCGGGCCCGCCTGGTGGAGGCTGTAGCTCATGCTGGCTGGGGCCGCGAATGGTGTAGGAAACCGATTCCAAGGGCCACTCCAAACTGACCTGAGGAGGGGAAGAGTCCAGGGTCAGTGGTCTCCCATGATGAACCGCACGATGATCAatactagaaggtaacacaccgTCCTAATCCTTTTCCGCCTATTATCTTACCAAATCCTCACAAAAGTTATCAgcatcatccccattttacaggccAGAGACTAGCAAAGAAAAATCACTGCTCAAGGGCCCAGCGGGACTccgcgcccccgcccccgccccactCACCGCCCCGGGCCCGGAGCCCAGCAGCTCCAGCCGGAAGCGCCCGGGCCGCTCAGGGTCGGTGCTCAGCTGCAGCCTCCGCAGCTGCGCCTCGGCTTCCGGCCCTGCGCCCAGCGGCCTCACCGCGGCGTGCACAGCCAGGAGCACCGCGGCCGAGCTCGAGTCCGCAGCCGCCGCTGCACCGCCTGCCGGCGGCGCCATCTACGGTCCGGTGCGGTTGTGCACTGCCGGAGAGCGCGCTTCCGTGAGGTTGGGCAGCTGAGCGCTTCCGGCCAGAAATCGGGACCGCGAGCCTGGGTTCCGGGTGCAGCCAGAGTGTCGGAGCCCAGGAAGAACCCAGGGCAGCTGCCTGGCCGAGCCTGGTCCACCCGCTGGGCCCAGGGATGGACACCGCCCGAGGGTCTGCGGACACAGACCGGCGCGGCCGGTCACGTTTGAGGGGGGCCTCGAGGGCAAAGTGTAAGGGTTCGAAACACCGGGCACAATTGAGAGGCAGGCGCCTCGAAGGATCGGGAGGGCGGAGACTGCAGCCCGGCAGAGGAGTATGTCCCACCCCCCAACGCCGCTGGAGAGGCACACAGATCCGGATCGTTCCGGGGTGCCGAGTTCACgccatctcactgacaaaaagcAACCGTAACTCCGCTACGCCCCACAGGGCGCTCTACGTCTGCCAGCGCCGCTTGGGGGACCCGGTCGATCTCCGGAGGCGGGGCGGGCGGGGCTTTGACCAATAAGAGCCAAGAAGTGAGGCGGGTTCGTATGCCGAGAGAATGATAGACAAGCTTCGCGGCCAGTAGGAGTGGAAGGCAGGACTGAGCGGCGGGGAATGCCCCCAATAGCTGGTCGCTCTCTGAATATCGAGGCTGGAGCGGACCATTCAGAGGCGTGGGGCTGGGCCTGGCGGACGCTTGTTGTTGTCCGGTCGGGGGAGGCGGAGGTCGCTGgttcgctcgctcgctcgctcgctggTACGATCTGTGGCAGACCGCAGCAGGTCGGTCGCAAGAGCGGACGCTGTGCAGGGGGGTGAGGCTATGTCGCGGTGGCAGCCCGGATGGGCCGGCAGGGCCGGGAGTAACGGGACGTCGTCGCGGAGCTTCTTCCCCCTGATACAGTGCGGCCCTAGCGGAGGCCGCGGCGCCGCCCTCCGGTCCTGAGGAGCCTGCGCTGCTCGGAGTCCGTCCCGCCTTCACCGCGGGACCAGCGCCAAGCTACCCGGCCTGCCCGGCCCGGTCTGTCCCAACCCAAGCAGGTGGGTGTCCACACTATGTCCCGCGCCTTCTCGGGACGCCGAAACTACAGTCCCCGGCAGGCCTCGCGGCGGCGCACTACCTCCTGGAACTTGTAGTTTCATCGCGGCCCGGCGGGAGCCCCCTGAACCTGCGCACTGTTTCCTGGGGTTTGTAGTTCCGCTTCGTGTCAGCCACTGCCTCTTgcccggcggggcggggcggggcggggcggggcggggcggcgcgcTTAGTGGGGCGTTGGGGCCTCGCTCCGCTCTTTGGCTTCCGAAGAGCCTGGACATACCTGCGGAGTAGAACCCAGGAGCTTGGGATTTTCTCTCCTCGCCAAAAAGCAGTCCGTAGAATAGGGAAAGGAAGCGCCCACCCATCCAGGTGATCGCCAGGCCTCAGCCCCGGCTGTTCCGGTTCTTACCTTGGCTGAGTACCCCAGCCCAACCTGAGATGGACTGCAGAAGTCATAGTTTTGCGCGGAGTCAGAGTGATTTCCATGGTGGGTGGGAGCTCTTCTATATGGGGCTAGGGAACGTTGCGAGAGAGACTATCCCGGCAGCCCCATGGTGAGCAGGATGGGGTTGGGTCCCCAGCTTGGCCCCAGGACTCTTGTGCGGTACAGGAGTGCGGGAGCCTGAACTTGCCACCCTCGGGTAACAGGATCTCATCAACTCTCTTGCCAGTGTTGAGTGCTTGGGAGTAGgtagtgggagggagaagagctGTGCAAAGCCAGGGCTCAGGACAGACCCAGCTGGTACAGTGCTGTGCTTATAGAGTAGGAGGGCTGAAGGCAGAGCTCTTTGGGACCACATACCCATGGCTTGGCTTCCCACATCTTCAGGCAGCACTAGTTCCTCTGAAGCACAGAGCCCCTCCCCAAGGACATGAAGCTATTAGAGAATTCGAGCTTCGAGGCTATTAACTCACAGCTGACGGTGGAGACTGGAGATGCCCACATCATTGGCAGGTGAGGCTGTAGGCTCCAGGGACTGGTGTCTGAGGTCTCTGTTCTGGCCCTGTGTTGAACCCCATCGGTGTGGGGCTGGGGGAAATGCACAGTATGCTCCATGATCCTATCTGCATTCCACAGGATTGAGAGCTACTCATGTAAGATGGCGGGAGATGACAAACACATGTTCAAGCAGTTCTGCCAGGAGGGCCAGCCCCACGTTCTGGAGGCACTGTCTCCACCCCAGACCTCGGGCCTTAGCCCCAGCAGGTAAGCGGATGGGGTCTGCCTTTTTGGGGCTGTGGGATGGTGGACTTGGCTGACGTTTGTCTTTATGTAGACTGAGCAAGAGCCAAGGCGGTGAGGATGAGGGTCCACTCAGTGACAAGTGCAGCCGAAAAACCCTCTTCTATCTGATTGCAACGCTCAATGAGTCCTTCAGGCCTGACTATGACTTCAGCACAGCCCGAAGCCATGAGTTCAGCCGGGAGCCCAGCCTCAGCTGGGTAAGGATCATGTGGAGGGACCCACAGCCTCACAGCCATCCCCACTGCCTTCCCTCACTTTCAGGGGTTCTTGGGCTCCAATTAGTCCATGCCAGGTGTCCTGGACCCTTGTCAGTCCCAATTGTGACCTGCTCTAGGTGGTAAATGCAGTCAACTGCAGCCTGTTCTCAGCTGTTCGGGAGGACTTCAAGGCCCTGAAGCCGCAGCTATGGAACGCAGTGGATGAGGAGATCTGCCTGGCTGAATGTGACATCTACAGGTGGCTTGGTGTCTGTGCAGGTGGGTCCCCAaggtgtgtgtggcactgggaacCTCATGTTACTTCTCTCTGCACTTCCCAGCTACAATCCAGACCTGGACTCTGACCCCTTTGGGGAGGATGGCAGCCTCTGGTCTTTTAACTACTTCTTCTACAACAAGCGGCTCAAGCGAATTGTGTTCTTCAGCTGCCGCTCTATCAGGTTTGTACCCCCTTCCTCCCATTCCCAATTCCCTATGGGTTCCACACCCATTCCTCAGCTGTGTCTATCTGCTCCCAGCCTTGTCCTGCACCATTAGCAGGCCTGGGGTAGGTGGTCCTAAGACTGGTTTCTCCAACCCCCACCCAGTGGTTCCACCTACACACCCTCAGAAGCAGGCAACACACTGGACATAGAACTGGGAGAGGAAGAAGTTGAGGAAGAGAGTGGAGGTGGAGGCAGTGACGGTGGGGCAGAGGAGACCAGCACTATGGAAGAGGACAGGTGAGTTCCATAGTGATGGCTCCAGACCCTGGAGCTTGCAGTGGGTAGGGCAGGTCAGAGCCCCCTCTGCCTGGTCTCCCAGGTGGTGGCTCCTTAAGGCCTGCTGTGTGCTAACCTCTGCCCAGGGTCCCGGTGATCTGCATGTGAAAGGAAGAGCAGAGGCCCCAGCTTCATCCAGCTTCAACCAATGCCTGGACTGGCCCATGTGAGGAACCCCGGGGCCTCCCCAGCTGCTGGCCATACCCTGGCACTGCCACAGTCCTGGCACTGCCCACAGCCACACCTGCCTAGCCCTTTGGCTCCAGCCTGTGGATGTCCACTTGCCCTTACAGGCTCCTACTACTGCCCATGCTGTGCCTGGACTAGACAGCACAGGGCCTGGTGGAAATAGTGACTGCCCTGCCCAACAGACTGCCAGAGGTGGGGACAGCTGGACCACagagtttatttttgtatttcctaCTGGGCCCATACACTCCAGCTCCAAGGGCCAGTGGCCTGAGTCCCTGAAAGCAGGCCCCAGTGTTCACCGGCTCCAGTCTTGGGCCGGTCCCTGGTGCCCACCTGTCCTCCCACCTCACCTGGTGGGTCACGTGCACTGAGTGTCACTTTGCTGCAGCTGATTTGTTTCCAATAAAAGTTTCTGTGACTTGGTTGTCAACCTGGGTGCggctgggggcggggcctgcggcgggggcggggcctgcggCGTCTGGTGCCAGTGTCTCGAGACCACTAGGACCCAACAGCTGTTGGGCTCCTGGACCTGCAGCCATCAAAATGGAGACTGGAGTGTTGGATACAAGCAACGCTTCTTCACCAGACAGTGACAGTCTGGTGCTGGACTCTGACCTGTATGATGTGGACACTTACGATGTCCCAGACCCTGGGTTGCTTTCAGAAAAGGATGGTGAGGGGACTTGTACTCACTCAGGCGCCCCTCTAGGGACCGAGCCTCACTCAGTCTGGGTTTTGTCCTGGGAGCACAACTGCTCCGGGCAGCCACTGACCCAGACCGGCATTCGGAGAAGGGCGTCTTCCCTACCCACGACCTCCACAGTTGGGCCCCAGGCCACAGGTGACCACGCTTCCTCTGCCTGCCCGCAGAGTTGTGTTCCGTGGAGCGGCTGCAGGGCCTGCAGTTCTTTACCGGCAACGAGCGATGGCAGACCCTGCCCCTGCGAACTCGCGCCCGCCGCCTGTGGCTGGTCCTACGCACCCACCTCCACGACATCGTGGAAAAGGTGCGGCTTGCCCCGGCGTTGGCCAGGACGCCCTTCCCTTAAGAGATCCCGGGACCTCTTGAATTTTCCTAGTTGGAAGCGCCCTCACCCCCACCTCTCAACTGTGGGTCTGCCCATTCCGGCCCGCAGGAGAAAAGAGCAGAGCTGCGCGTGGCTCGCTTGACGCACGGGCTGGAGCCATTGCGCCGCCTGGAGGTGGAAGGCGGCCTGTGCTCCGTGGCGCAGGATGCAGTGGGCGGACGCTTCGTGGTGCTGGATGGCATAGGTCGCCTGCACCAGCATACAAAGGACGGCTGGGTGCAGAGGAAGTTGCAGGCCCCCGCGGCTCTTACAGGGTTGGTGGCTGTGCCAGACCCTCTGGGGGCAGTGGGCCGTTTTGTAGGCTGGGGCCCTGCTGGATTGGCCATACTACGGCAGGACCTCAGCTTGCTGTGGCTGAGCCAGCCATGGGTGGGCAGGGCGCTGGGCCAGGAGCCCACTACCTGCCTGCCAGTGCCCAACCTGGGGCTGCTGCTCATGGCCGAGGTGAGCGGCAGCCTGGCACTCTGGAAGTTCCGCTCAGGTGGTCGCCGCCTGGTGCCATACGGGTTACCTCTGCAGCCGCCGCCAGGTCTGGCGGGCGCACTCCAGCGTCTGGCTCTGGGGCCCATGTCTGCCCGCCACCTCAGGCACTGCTTTGCGGCCTACGGTTCTGCGGTGCTCACCTTTGACCTGGATAACTGGGCTCTTGTAGAAGTGCACCAGGATCTGCACAAAACGTGAGGGGAGCCAGGGGACAGAGGGATGTGAGGCAGGTCCCCCCCCTAAAGATAGCCAGTCACAGCGGGGCaccggacacacacacacatacggaCAGCCGTGTTGAGTTCACGGGCCTCCTCATTCCCCCCGCTCCCAGCACCATCTCGGACCTGGCATGCTGCAAGGAGGTGGAAGCCATGGTGACAGCTTCTCAGGACAGTACAGTGAAGGTGTGGGAGGCTGACTGGCAGATCCGGATGGTGTTCGTGGGCCACACAGGTGTGCGGTGCCCTGGCGGCTCTTGCAGCACCTTCCCTCCACCCCGAGCCCCGCCCTCTCCCTTAAAGAACTTTGGTCCGGCTTTTCTGCGTGGGCTCCATCCCGGGCCGACGACTTGCCCTCTCTGAGTTGTGGTGTATCAGAGTGACCTGAGCCTTTCCTACAGGCCCGGTCACAGCTATGACGGTGCTCCCGAACACCATCCTGGTGGTGTCCGCCTCACAGGACGGGACGCTTCGAACATGGGACTTGAAGTCGGCCGAGCAGGTGGGCGAGGTGGCTTTGGGCTACTGGTGCCAGGATGCGCTGTCCGAACGCGTGAACCGCTTGCTGGCGCCAgcaggcccaggctggccagtGCTCTCACTGTGTTCCAGCAGCGTGGAGCTGTGGCGTGTGCGCGACCTCTACTCGCCGTTGTCACAGCTGCCCGCCCCAGTGCTGCACTTACAGGTGGCGCCGGTGCTGCCGGCGCCGGCAGAACCTTCTCTGCCCGCGCGCCTCGTTTGCGCGTGCGCCGATGGGTCGGTCTACCTGGTGTCAGCTGCGACGGGGCGCACGGTGAGTGCGCTACTGCTGGAGCCCGAGGACTGCGCGGCCGCAGTGGCCTACTGCCTGCCGCGCGAGGCGCTGTGGGTGCTAACCCGCGCAGGGCACCTGGTGCGCGCCAACGCGGCGCGCTGCCCCATGGTCGTACTGCACCGTGTGTGCCCGCCACCGCCCCCAGCGCCTCAACCCTGCAGCCTGCACCTCTATTGCCACCTCATAGACCCAGTTATGGCGTTCCACTGCTGGGAGATCGTGCGTCAGCACGGGGGCGACCTGCGTCGCAGCGGCGTCGCCTGGTCCTGGAAGAACAAGAATAGGTGGGGCGATGGAGTTAGTGAAGGCCAGACGAGGCGGACGCGGCGACAGAGCCCCTGTTAATAGTTTCTATCGCTGCCCACAGGTACCTGCCGGTGGTAGGGCACACCGACGGCGCGCTGTCAGTGCTCGATTGGCGCTCATCGAATACCATCTTTCACACGGAAGCGCACAGCCCAGGACCGGTCACCGCCATTGCATCCACCCGGAACAGCGTCGTGTCTTCGGGTCAGTACGTCCTCTCTTCCTGAGCGGTCCTGGGAGCCCCGCCCCTTCCTGAAGGTCCCGCCTTGGCTCCCATCCCACCACCCTCAGGAGGAGACCTGACAGTGAAGATGTGGCGGGTCTTCCCCTACGCTGAGGAGAGCCTGAGCCTGCTGCGGACCTTCTCCTGTTGCCACCCTGTCGTGATGCTCTGTGCTCTGGGCAAACGCATCACTGTAGGCTTTGAGGACCCGGAGAGTGCCACCTATGGCTTGGTGCAGTTTGGCCTGGGTGACAGACATCGCTTTGACCACCGGCCCCAGGATGATCCCAAGGACCACATCACTGGTGAGCGGGCAGAGCAAAGGTGAAGACTGGGCCCCTGTACTGGTCTGGTGCCTAACCCTGAGTACTGCCCCAGGCCTGTGCTGCTGCCCCACACTCAAGCTGTATGCCAGCTCCAGCCTTGACTGCACCATTCGAATCTGGACCTTGGACAATCGCCTACTGCGGTGGGCAGGGGCCCTGGGGAAAAGTTCTAGGGAGTTGGCGGGCAGCCGGCTGGGCtctcctaacctctgcctcccaccagAGCCTAATGGCTGGACTGGGGGGGGACAGGGCTGCTGCTGCTTCAGTTTCCCACTCTGAAATAGAGGCTGGGCACCCCTGCAGGCTCCTGCAGCTGAATGGTGCCCCTCAAGCTCTGGCCTTCTGCAGCAATGGTGGAGATCTGGTGCTGGCACTGGGCTCCCGCCTCTGCCTGGTGTCTCATAGGCATTACCTGCCCACAGCCTATCTGGTTAAGGTATGCACCAAGGACACAGAATGGGCAAGGTGAGGCAGCTGCACACAGGTGGGCTCTCTAGACCAGGGATGGAAGCTCTTTTTGCCTTCTCAGAAACTGTGTCGGAAGGCCCCTGATGTGGTGGATGACCCTCCGCTGCCACTAAGCAACCATGAGTCACTGACGTCCTCCCAGCTGCAGAAGCTCACCAACCTGCATGGGGCAGACAGCCTCAGGTCTGCTGGCCAGCCCACTCAGCTGTCCTGGAGGCTCCCACCCCCGGGGGCAGGGCCAGCTATGCCTCCAGCATGAGGACTCAGGACTCCTGGGCCCTGCAGGGACTGCGACAAGCCCATATCAGCCCTGGCACCCCCTCTCCAGGCTGGTCCTTGTCCCAGCTTCTGCCCCATCCCATTGGTAATGCCATCTAGCACCTCACCTGTGTCTGTCCCTGTCTGCAGTGTGGCCTTGCCCTTCACCCATCGCCAGACACCAACACTTCAGCAGCCACTGTTGGAGGAGGTGGGGTGGGTCCTGACCCCTTGCCCGTCCCAAAGCCCAGCCTTGACCCATGCCCAGCCTCAGGCCTCAGTCCCTCAGTCCCTGGGATCCCCATGGTTGCTGGGCACACCTGGCAAATCTCAAGAAAGCATAGGTCAACATCTGACCTCCATTTTAGGACTTAGAAGCACTGGAGGCCCGGGACCAAGATCTTCAGCAGTTAACGCAAGGGCTGGTGGTCCCAGTGGCCCGGCCCCTACCCTCCTGGAAGCAGCGCCAGGAAGCTTTTGACAATTACCTACGTCTAATCTATGGCTGTGGCCTGCTGGTGGGTGTAGGGCCAGCCCTTGCTCTGACCCTGGCCCCTCCACTTACCCCAGGCCTGATTGAACAATCTGTTCTTGTTTGCCCTAGGATATACAGTCCAGAATGGATTCCCAGCAGGGGAGCACCTTGACCCTCACCAAGGAGAAAGAGCTCCAGGACACGTGCACCCTGCCCAGTGCTGCCTCCGGCTTTAGGGAGGCTATAGTCAGCACTGAAGCTCAGACGTCTATGGCCCCTCTCCTCCAGGCCCTGGGGACTCCAGGTCAGCAATTTGCCTACCCTCCCCGAGTTGCCTTGCCCATTCCACCCATCCACCGGGACATGCACAGCAAGGCATCCCAGGTGAGgcttccctcccctcccacacccttcctGACATCATGGCCCCAGCTCTCAGCCCCCATAACCCCATGAATACCTCAGCTTCTAGCCTGTTCTTCCCTGAGCTGTGACCTGGGCCTCAGTCTAGATCTGCAGCTTCAGTCAGGGCAGCTCCAAGGGAAGATGGCTGTGGTCTTGGACACACCATCCTCCTTCAAACAGAAAAAGGTGAGGGATTCAGGCAGGTGGGGCATCGCCTACCCAAAGGCAGAGTTTCAGGGGCTCTGGGTACTGTGTTCTGCTCTGAGTCTATGTCCCTTTCCCCAGGTCCCACTATTGCTAAAGAGAGAGCCCAAGGAACCTCTCTTGAACCTCAGTGGCTTTTTTCCTGCCACCACAAAACCCTACAAGGTGAGACCCTCCTCCCCTGGCTTTCCCCAGAGGCACCCCTCTCCAGGGTGCCTCTTGCACACCCCATCTCCCTTTACTGTAAGCCTTTGTATACAAATGTGACCCAAAGGCCATACCCACCTGCAGTCCAGAGGGTCAGGCTCCAGAGCCCCCTGCCTAGTTCCAGTGTGGCTGTGGCTGAGGACATGGGCTTTTTATTGCTTCCCAGACCTAGGCCTAAGCTAGGGTCCCACACTGCTGTTTGTGCCTGCACACCCCTCTCCCCAGTGGGGGTATTTGTGGGTGAGTCCCCTATGGACTTTTCCTGGAAGATCAGAGTCCCTGCCCTTCACAGGAGCaaagtcaagggaaaccatcccCTCAAGATCTACACTTCCCCACACCCAGCCACACTGGATGGCCAGGCAGGCCCCAGACCCTTGTTCAGCAGGTGCAAGGCTCCTACCTAGGTGGGTCATTGGCCCTTCCAGCTTGGGTAGCCCCATCTACTCAAGCTCTCCACTGACATTTCTCCAAGTTACTTCTTCCCCTGCCCAACTGTACAATGCTTCTTACACACTTCCCTGTTGCAGGGCTTGGGCTGAGTCCCCTGGAGAGAATGTGGGCTCAGGGCTCTCTAGAGACCAGTTATCCCCAGATTTCCATCCTCATTTCCAGTCCATGGCCCTGGACCACCCCTGTACCTGGTTTTGCAGGCTTACACTGCCCATCTGTGTGTTGAGAGTGGAAGCTGTCAGTCCAGTCTGGTTCTTGGAGGCCTGGCAGGCAGAGCAGGGCCCATGGCTAAGCAGCCCTGGTGGTCCTGAGGGTGCCCAGTGTGGTGTCCGATTTGGGGGAGCTTCAATTTCTCAGTCTATCCTGGTGTGATCTATCTTCAGTACTACCCACGGCCCATCAGCTTCCCTGGCTATGTGCCCAACTCCATGGTACTGCAGCGGATGTGGCTGCATCAAGAAGTCGCCGGCCTCGGGTCCCTGGCCCATCTTGACTCCTGGGACATACTCAAGgcaagaggcagagctgggggtGCTGGGGGGGGGCTCCGCTATCCCTACGTCTCTGCGAGGTGCCCCCTCTTGAACTATCCCCTCTACAGTCAGGTAGCGAGGATAGCGAGTGGCTGCGGCGTCACAGGCGGTCTACCTCCAGGTGGCAAAGGAGGCTGACTCAGTGGCTTCGTGGGCAGTCTGAAGAGgacgaggaggaagaggaggaggaggaacaggagcTGGAGTTTGTCTGGTCCTCATCTTCCCTGTACTCTGACCAGCAGCAAGATTACTCAGAGCAAGAGGCTCAGGTATGCACCCCAGGCTGTATGTATGGAAAGGGTAGGATTGGTGTCTCCAACCCAGAGGAGTGGGCTGGAAGCTGCTGTTGCTTTTCCTAGGGTTCCATGGATGCAGGCACAGGGCAATGGAGCTTCCAGAAGATTGCCAAGATCCCGACCTACTTCGGCTCCCTGTTCCGCTACAAGCACTCACCCTTGGAAGAGCGCTATGGGCATCTGCCAGAGTTCCTGCGTTTTTTCATTGTCCAGAACTGGTTCAAAAAGCTTTTCCCCCTCTTCACCCTGGAGGTTTGGGGGACTCTGGGAAGCTGAGAAacctgggctggggtgggggaaagggaagaagacagGAGGGTCTCAGTACACCGTCCTACAGGCCTCCCCAGAGATGGGCACAGTGGAAGGCCTGGCCTCGATGTTGGTGGACATCCTGGCAGAGACTACCTGGGCAGACCGTGTGCATATCCTGCATGCATTACTGAGGTTGGTGCCTGATGTGAGCCGTGAACTCCGCAGCCGGCTGCAAGGCAGCATCTTGCACTTGCTCAACCTGGAGCAGCCCCCTACCTTCCAGGTGAGCCCCTGGATACCCCTTGCCTCCCCTTCCACTTCCCACACCAACCACTGTCTCCCCACCTGTGCTCAGGATGAGATACAGAAGCAGTTTGTGATTCTGGCGCTGCAGCTGCTCCTGGCC
Protein-coding regions in this window:
- the Maf1 gene encoding repressor of RNA polymerase III transcription MAF1 homolog gives rise to the protein MKLLENSSFEAINSQLTVETGDAHIIGRIESYSCKMAGDDKHMFKQFCQEGQPHVLEALSPPQTSGLSPSRLSKSQGGEDEGPLSDKCSRKTLFYLIATLNESFRPDYDFSTARSHEFSREPSLSWVVNAVNCSLFSAVREDFKALKPQLWNAVDEEICLAECDIYSYNPDLDSDPFGEDGSLWSFNYFFYNKRLKRIVFFSCRSISGSTYTPSEAGNTLDIELGEEEVEEESGGGGSDGGAEETSTMEEDRVPVICM
- the Wdr97 gene encoding LOW QUALITY PROTEIN: WD repeat-containing protein 97 (The sequence of the model RefSeq protein was modified relative to this genomic sequence to represent the inferred CDS: substituted 1 base at 1 genomic stop codon), giving the protein METGVLDTSNASSPDSDSLVLDSDLYDVDTYDVPDPGLLSEKDELCSVERLQGLQFFTGNERWQTLPLRTRARRLWLVLRTHLHDIVEKEKRAELRVARLTHGLEPLRRLEVEGGLCSVAQDAVGGRFVVLDGIGRLHQHTKDGWVQRKLQAPAALTGLVAVPDPLGAVGRFVGWGPAGLAILRQDLSLLWLSQPWVGRALGQEPTTCLPVPNLGLLLMAEVSGSLALWKFRSGGRRLVPYGLPLQPPPGLAGALQRLALGPMSARHLRHCFAAYGSAVLTFDLDNWALVEVHQDLHKTTISDLACCKEVEAMVTASQDSTVKVWEADWQIRMVFVGHTGPVTAMTVLPNTILVVSASQDGTLRTWDLKSAEQVGEVALGYWCQDALSERVNRLLAPAGPGWPVLSLCSSSVELWRVRDLYSPLSQLPAPVLHLQVAPVLPAPAEPSLPARLVCACADGSVYLVSAATGRTVSALLLEPEDCAAAVAYCLPREALWVLTRAGHLVRANAARCPMVVLHRVCPPPPPAPQPCSLHLYCHLIDPVMAFHCWEIVRQHGGDLRRSGVAWSWKNKNRYLPVVGHTDGALSVLDWRSSNTIFHTEAHSPGPVTAIASTRNSVVSSGGDLTVKMWRVFPYAEESLSLLRTFSCCHPVVMLCALGKRITVGFEDPESATYGLVQFGLGDRHRFDHRPQDDPKDHITGLCCCPTLKLYASSSLDCTIRIWTLDNRLLRLLQLNGAPQALAFCSNGGDLVLALGSRLCLVSHRHYLPTAYLVKKLCRKAPDVVDDPPLPLSNHESLTSSQLQKLTNLHGADSLSVALPFTHRQTPTLQQPLLEEDLEALEARDQDLQQLTQGLVVPVARPLPSWKQRQEAFDNYLRLIYGCGLLDIQSRMDSQQGSTLTLTKEKELQDTCTLPSAASGFREAIVSTEAQTSMAPLLQALGTPGQQFAYPPRVALPIPPIHRDMHSKASQLLACSSLSCDLGLSLDLQLQSGQLQGKMAVVLDTPSSFKQKKVPLLLKREPKEPLLNLSGFFPATTKPYKYYPRPISFPGYVPNSMVLQRMWLHQEVAGLGSLAHLDSWDILKSGSEDSEWLRRHRRSTSRWQRRLTQWLRGQSEEDEEEEEEEEQELEFVWSSSSLYSDQQQDYSEQEAQVCTPGCMYGKGRIGVSNPEEWAGSCCCFSXGSMDAGTGQWSFQKIAKIPTYFGSLFRYKHSPLEERYGHLPEFLRFFIVQNWFKKLFPLFTLEASPEMGTVEGLASMLVDILAETTWADRVHILHALLRLVPDVSRELRSRLQGSILHLLNLEQPPTFQVSPWIPLASPSTSHTNHCLPTCAQDEIQKQFVILALQLLLACSLESRDVVLELMSYFLYSPATYRPEIKKLLDGLGLQDLQDFLSKEMLTWVQGPDLNSKAVVRTRCCQKLEDMIQQLQMETLQLPAPRLSLPTASQTSALLSPREAMSRASLVSGARLSIPWTTPRPSEAFWRDSEVPLLVVSPSESETLGYELQVRRTLAQLHTRRTKEPLSETLQRFCSVSDAFLPATLRSETVPLEKTEWSQSQIVDLRPVDALNLFCERADQQSSMQEEAGPCSPPPASPLPRGQVPNTVVRPPRDRWLYPILRLQESRAPRSWMRGHRLSRIGTGRTRNLDCSIQVLKLPLPRVELQPFPPGWPAPVRALPPRLLQPALQRYFLPEDADPDTYR